In Thermodesulfobium sp. 4217-1, one genomic interval encodes:
- a CDS encoding lipid II flippase MurJ: protein MKIKSNIDKQTPFTASLLLTGVNLFSKPLAFLRELLFAYSFGISHITDFFFFTFNLSNSLIWSILKTYSGSFMPVFLDMKSKDNDSAIEFLANSFLWIIIQSLILFLLTSVIIFVWQSEDKLIGTKLAISIVVLNVSYSTLAGIGQFLTVICQSYYQFFYPVLFAFLFNIFTVGALLFFTKSFGIEAFIFSQVIWALLQIIGLYIWIKKQIHINIFQKFKLFNIGQKRLLNLLLPTLIGTNLWPIHLFIATTAASWLASGAISAVNYSARFEYGTAGLVIFSIMSALFPTLISFASENKINEFKRTFSNGMSAIIYLMSPIVFSTMFFSYIIISITYRHGAFNNSAAIITSQFLSYHILMLYTVGITGMSYQAFIALKKPWESFWSILVGIVCNILICILFVKSFGIVMIALGSIAGTLISSIWQLYILDKKELFSLKNFFSRILIRGFFAILCCSIFYLLSLTTHIRGYLEIVFPLSSIALYFILSFILKWEESSYFFNKIFKLTKRVTN, encoded by the coding sequence ATGAAAATAAAATCAAACATAGACAAACAAACTCCATTTACAGCATCCTTGCTACTTACTGGCGTGAACTTGTTCTCAAAACCTCTTGCCTTCTTAAGGGAGCTTCTGTTTGCCTATTCTTTTGGAATTAGTCATATCACAGACTTTTTCTTCTTTACTTTCAATCTCTCGAATTCTCTTATATGGTCAATATTAAAAACCTATTCTGGCTCCTTTATGCCAGTATTTTTGGATATGAAATCCAAAGACAATGATAGCGCTATTGAATTTCTTGCTAATTCATTTTTGTGGATAATAATCCAATCATTAATACTTTTTTTATTAACATCAGTAATAATATTTGTATGGCAAAGTGAAGACAAATTAATTGGCACTAAGCTTGCCATATCCATAGTAGTCTTAAACGTTTCATATTCGACGCTTGCAGGAATTGGTCAGTTTTTAACAGTAATATGCCAATCTTACTATCAATTTTTCTATCCGGTGCTCTTTGCCTTTTTGTTTAATATTTTTACAGTTGGCGCACTGTTATTTTTTACAAAATCATTTGGCATAGAAGCTTTTATATTTTCACAAGTAATCTGGGCTTTATTGCAGATTATCGGACTCTATATCTGGATAAAAAAACAAATTCATATTAACATCTTCCAAAAATTTAAACTTTTTAATATAGGACAGAAAAGACTTTTAAATTTATTGCTGCCCACTTTAATAGGCACAAACCTTTGGCCAATTCATCTCTTTATAGCGACTACTGCAGCATCATGGCTTGCAAGCGGAGCAATAAGCGCTGTCAATTATTCTGCAAGATTTGAATATGGGACAGCAGGGCTTGTAATATTTTCTATAATGAGCGCCCTCTTTCCAACTCTTATATCATTCGCAAGTGAAAATAAAATCAATGAGTTCAAGAGAACTTTTTCAAACGGCATGAGCGCAATAATATATCTCATGTCTCCAATTGTCTTTAGCACTATGTTTTTTAGCTACATAATAATATCAATTACTTATAGACATGGAGCTTTTAATAACAGCGCAGCAATAATAACTTCTCAGTTTTTGTCTTACCATATATTGATGCTGTATACAGTTGGAATAACTGGCATGTCATACCAAGCCTTTATAGCTCTTAAAAAACCCTGGGAAAGCTTCTGGTCAATATTAGTTGGAATAGTGTGCAATATTTTGATTTGTATATTATTTGTTAAATCCTTTGGCATAGTAATGATAGCTTTAGGATCTATTGCGGGCACACTAATAAGCTCGATATGGCAGCTTTACATTCTTGACAAGAAAGAATTGTTTTCTCTAAAGAATTTTTTTTCAAGAATATTAATTAGAGGTTTTTTTGCCATTTTGTGCTGTTCAATATTTTATTTGCTCTCACTTACCACACACATAAGAGGATATCTTGAGATAGTTTTTCCCCTGTCTTCAATAGCACTTTATTTTATTTTAAGCTTTATTTTAAAATGGGAAGAATCTTCATACTTCTTTAATAAGATATTCAAGTTAACAAAAAGAGTTACTAATTAA
- a CDS encoding peptidoglycan DD-metalloendopeptidase family protein codes for MPKRLNDEITFMILPHSGHTPFSFKMSWGVLVFCLTILFFGALFVIGTFFFALSVNSKLSDYQIVKSQNARQVEEIRQLKIESESLKKDLKRLSDEERELRSNLGISEPSDSTSKAKSDKSSSIEGITPIGSEDMGNLFGVTMDPRLANIKNDLSIVRTQLSSRERSFLQISQIAKRKINEYASFPTGFPADGVITSYFGYRPAFGDFHPGIDVATGYGSPIYATGDGVVVFAGWYLSGYGMTVIIDHGNGYETIYAHDSAFAVKVGQRVRRGEVIAYIGLTGFTTGPHVHYEVHHYGRVINPMSVIGANPAEL; via the coding sequence ATGCCAAAAAGATTGAACGATGAAATTACCTTTATGATATTGCCTCATTCAGGTCACACTCCATTCTCCTTTAAAATGAGTTGGGGGGTTTTGGTTTTTTGTCTTACTATCTTATTTTTTGGCGCACTTTTCGTAATTGGGACCTTCTTCTTCGCTCTAAGTGTAAACTCAAAATTATCAGATTATCAAATCGTAAAATCTCAAAATGCAAGGCAAGTTGAAGAGATAAGACAGTTAAAGATTGAATCAGAATCTCTGAAGAAGGATCTTAAGCGTCTTAGCGATGAAGAAAGAGAATTAAGATCAAATTTAGGCATATCTGAGCCCTCTGACTCTACTTCCAAAGCTAAATCTGATAAATCATCTTCTATAGAGGGAATAACTCCAATTGGCTCAGAAGATATGGGAAATTTATTTGGCGTCACTATGGATCCAAGGCTTGCAAATATAAAAAACGATCTTTCCATTGTTAGGACTCAACTGTCTTCTAGAGAAAGAAGTTTTCTACAAATATCTCAGATAGCAAAGAGAAAGATTAACGAATATGCTTCATTTCCTACAGGTTTTCCTGCTGATGGTGTAATTACTTCTTACTTTGGATATAGGCCTGCTTTTGGAGATTTCCATCCAGGAATTGACGTGGCTACTGGTTATGGATCCCCGATTTATGCTACAGGCGATGGAGTGGTTGTTTTTGCTGGGTGGTATCTATCTGGTTACGGCATGACAGTAATAATTGATCACGGCAATGGCTATGAAACGATTTACGCTCATGATAGTGCTTTCGCAGTTAAAGTCGGTCAGAGGGTTAGGAGAGGCGAGGTAATTGCATATATAGGCTTGACAGGTTTTACAACTGGACCGCATGTTCACTATGAGGTCCACCATTATGGCAGGGTAATAAATCCAATGTCAGTAATTGGAGCAAATCCTGCAGAGCTTTGA
- the rsmI gene encoding 16S rRNA (cytidine(1402)-2'-O)-methyltransferase yields the protein MGTPIGNLKDITFRAVEVLSLVDSIFCEDTRVSSKLFSHYNIKKPLFSFNSHNFLKQSEFVLKKLESGSVGLVTDAGMPGISDPGSFLVNLVRENNYDVVVIPGPSSLTASIALSGFKPNSWLFAGFFPKDTSKRKEVIKAYMDSKGHLIFFESAKRLYETLLWIKANFEINPKVCVLREITKIYEEVNCFELFSVEEKADLSSVKGEIVVALESIDLAEDNERFYELAADLIKLGVEPSNLSKLFAKHIGINKNWLYKKLLQDKR from the coding sequence ATTGGCACCCCGATAGGGAATCTCAAAGACATTACTTTTCGGGCAGTTGAGGTTCTAAGTCTTGTAGATTCTATATTTTGCGAAGATACAAGGGTAAGTTCTAAGCTCTTTAGTCACTACAACATTAAGAAACCCCTTTTTTCATTTAATTCTCATAATTTTTTAAAACAATCTGAATTTGTTTTAAAAAAACTTGAAAGTGGATCGGTAGGCTTGGTTACCGATGCTGGCATGCCTGGTATTTCTGATCCAGGGTCTTTTTTAGTTAATTTGGTCAGAGAAAATAATTATGATGTAGTTGTGATACCTGGACCAAGCTCGCTGACAGCTTCGATTGCTCTATCTGGTTTCAAGCCGAATTCATGGCTTTTCGCAGGATTTTTTCCAAAGGATACATCTAAGAGAAAAGAAGTAATTAAGGCTTATATGGATTCCAAAGGACACCTTATCTTCTTTGAATCAGCCAAGAGGTTGTACGAGACGCTCTTATGGATTAAAGCGAATTTTGAGATTAACCCAAAGGTCTGTGTTTTAAGGGAAATAACAAAAATTTATGAAGAAGTAAATTGTTTTGAGCTCTTTTCTGTAGAGGAAAAAGCTGACTTATCTTCTGTTAAAGGGGAGATTGTGGTGGCTCTTGAGTCAATCGACTTGGCTGAGGACAACGAGAGATTTTATGAATTAGCTGCTGACTTAATAAAGCTTGGTGTCGAACCATCGAATCTCTCAAAGCTTTTTGCAAAACACATAGGAATAAACAAAAACTGGCTTTATAAAAAGCTTTTGCAGGATAAGCGGTAG
- a CDS encoding YbjQ family protein, whose translation MNRRGGNESEILITTELDPQGFLIKERFGIVFGVSVFSRNILGNFFGSIRAIFGGEQSGYAKMIMKNRDNAIEKLIENARNVGANAVIGVRFDSNEFDSGKGQSMNEVVVYGSAVRLERK comes from the coding sequence ATGAATCGTAGGGGAGGTAACGAGAGTGAGATCTTGATTACCACAGAGCTTGATCCTCAGGGTTTTTTGATTAAAGAGAGGTTTGGCATTGTGTTTGGTGTCTCTGTTTTTTCCAGAAATATCTTGGGAAACTTTTTTGGCAGCATTCGAGCAATATTTGGCGGTGAACAGAGTGGCTATGCCAAGATGATTATGAAAAATAGAGATAATGCTATTGAGAAGCTGATTGAAAATGCCAGAAATGTTGGAGCAAATGCTGTAATAGGCGTAAGATTTGATTCTAATGAATTTGATTCTGGAAAAGGCCAATCTATGAACGAAGTTGTAGTTTATGGTAGCGCAGTAAGGTTGGAGAGGAAATAA
- a CDS encoding DUF4446 family protein — MVLSFAIFNVVIISAMFIFIKRSFSEFAAFSPAGRTLIQNRIKELEGKLEVVENNSKLLSSDIEKIFVKLSNTFQSYGIVRYDAFDNISGMYSFSYALLNANKNGIIVTSLMSRDFTRVYTKEVSNGSVNLEMSPEERKALEIAISKIS; from the coding sequence ATAGTTCTAAGTTTTGCAATATTTAACGTTGTTATAATCAGTGCAATGTTTATATTTATTAAAAGATCTTTTTCTGAGTTTGCCGCCTTTAGTCCGGCGGGAAGAACGCTGATACAAAATCGAATTAAAGAACTTGAGGGTAAACTGGAGGTCGTTGAAAACAACTCTAAACTCCTATCGAGCGATATAGAAAAGATATTTGTAAAATTAAGCAATACCTTTCAGTCTTATGGAATTGTTAGGTATGATGCTTTTGACAATATTAGCGGTATGTATTCTTTTTCTTATGCCCTTTTAAACGCAAATAAAAACGGTATCATAGTGACCTCTTTGATGAGTAGAGACTTTACCAGAGTTTATACAAAAGAAGTGTCAAACGGTTCGGTAAATCTGGAGATGTCTCCAGAAGAGAGAAAAGCCCTGGAGATTGCTATAAGTAAAATTAGCTAA
- a CDS encoding TatD family hydrolase: MFFDSHLHLENESFEPDREEIIKRAFDEGIDLMINVGSDLETSVKSVELSSEYNGKIFAVVGYHPHEAKFFSEGSYKAIKDLTSLKNVLAIGEIGLDYHYDYSPRDVQMNCFRKQLMLAGEVGLPVVIHMREATKDTIAILEETNAQAIGGVFHCFSGSVDTMKKLVSMNFFISFAGPITFSNSHKLRDVVLETPIDRILSETDSPFLAPVPYRGKRNEPSNVKEVIKTVSLIKKIEIADLEKMLYKNLLNAFPKLKLFKN; encoded by the coding sequence ATGTTTTTTGACAGCCACTTACACCTGGAAAACGAATCGTTTGAACCTGACAGGGAAGAGATTATAAAAAGGGCTTTTGACGAAGGCATTGATCTTATGATCAACGTGGGCTCAGATCTTGAGACATCCGTTAAATCAGTTGAATTGTCAAGTGAATATAATGGCAAGATATTTGCTGTAGTGGGATATCATCCGCATGAGGCTAAATTTTTTAGTGAGGGTTCTTACAAGGCGATAAAAGATTTAACCTCTTTGAAAAACGTTTTGGCTATTGGTGAAATAGGTTTGGACTATCATTACGATTACTCTCCAAGGGACGTTCAGATGAATTGCTTTAGAAAACAGCTAATGCTAGCAGGGGAAGTGGGGCTTCCGGTTGTAATTCACATGAGAGAGGCCACCAAGGATACTATTGCTATATTGGAAGAAACTAACGCTCAAGCTATAGGTGGGGTCTTCCATTGTTTTTCTGGCTCTGTTGATACCATGAAGAAATTGGTATCTATGAATTTTTTTATATCATTTGCAGGGCCGATAACCTTTTCCAATTCTCACAAGTTAAGAGATGTGGTTTTAGAAACTCCGATTGATAGGATTTTATCAGAAACCGACTCGCCATTTCTTGCTCCTGTCCCATATAGAGGGAAGAGAAATGAGCCTTCCAATGTAAAGGAGGTTATCAAAACTGTTTCTTTAATAAAAAAAATTGAGATTGCTGATTTGGAGAAGATGTTATATAAAAATTTACTAAACGCATTTCCAAAATTAAAACTATTTAAAAATTAA
- a CDS encoding cysteine desulfurase family protein: protein MVYLDYYSTSPLEEKVFEAMCPFLKERFYNPLSKNKMGVLIKEEIEVARSKVANLINANNDEIIFTSSGTESNNAIIKGLSFAYKKNGKHIITSKSEHHSVLNPLRSLERIGFYVTFLSPDKYGEIKPSYVESALREDTMLVSINFGSVDVGTINNIKEISKILRSKDVLFHIDAVAAVGNIHVDVKELGVDSLSFSSHIFGGPKGVGGFYLKDGLRFMPLIYGGPQEFGKRAGTENVAGIVGTGVAAELAMLNLDNRIKKRNKAIDEIKNIFSFDGIEMVGKDLERLPGHLSFIIDGIKSESMIAYLEENDIYVSSGSPCVSYALKASPVLISMGYSFEQASSVITLSTSHKTTEDEIGFFLDIFGKALAKLR, encoded by the coding sequence ATGGTTTATCTTGATTACTACTCTACTTCTCCATTGGAAGAAAAAGTTTTCGAGGCAATGTGCCCATTTTTGAAGGAGAGATTCTACAATCCCCTTTCTAAAAACAAAATGGGAGTCTTAATAAAGGAAGAGATTGAAGTTGCCAGGTCAAAAGTAGCTAATCTTATAAATGCAAATAATGATGAAATTATATTTACGTCATCTGGCACAGAGTCAAACAACGCTATTATTAAAGGTCTTTCTTTCGCTTATAAGAAAAATGGTAAACACATAATTACTTCAAAATCAGAACACCATTCAGTGTTAAACCCATTGAGGAGTTTGGAAAGAATTGGTTTTTATGTTACATTTTTATCGCCTGATAAATATGGTGAAATCAAGCCATCCTATGTCGAGAGCGCTCTAAGAGAAGATACCATGCTTGTTTCGATTAACTTTGGTTCTGTTGACGTGGGCACTATAAACAATATAAAAGAAATCTCAAAAATTTTGAGAAGTAAAGATGTACTGTTTCACATTGACGCTGTTGCGGCAGTTGGAAATATTCACGTGGACGTAAAAGAATTGGGGGTAGATTCTCTTTCTTTTAGCTCGCACATTTTTGGTGGGCCAAAAGGAGTAGGCGGTTTCTATCTTAAAGATGGGCTAAGATTTATGCCACTGATCTATGGTGGTCCTCAAGAGTTTGGCAAGAGGGCTGGTACAGAAAATGTGGCAGGGATAGTGGGCACAGGCGTGGCTGCCGAATTGGCAATGCTAAATCTTGATAATAGAATTAAAAAAAGAAATAAAGCAATAGATGAGATTAAAAATATATTTTCTTTTGATGGGATAGAGATGGTTGGCAAAGATCTTGAAAGGCTGCCAGGGCATCTTTCTTTTATAATAGATGGGATAAAAAGCGAAAGTATGATTGCCTATCTTGAAGAAAATGACATATACGTTTCAAGCGGTTCACCATGTGTTTCTTATGCATTGAAGGCTTCGCCAGTTCTTATTAGTATGGGTTATTCTTTTGAACAGGCATCAAGCGTGATAACTCTTTCTACCAGCCACAAAACCACAGAAGATGAAATAGGATTTTTCCTTGATATTTTTGGTAAAGCTCTTGCGAAGTTAAGGTAG
- a CDS encoding IS1634 family transposase, which yields MNLQVGKSNGRTYLTIVQGYRDPVTKKVRHKTIKSLGYLDDLARKYTDPIVHFRGVVEEMNKKIAIEKQPITINLNPEETLVENQTNRKNIGYAALSKLYHELELDVFFYNHSRAFKAEFNTNNVMKLLIFSRILSPNSKKKTYEDKDYYFENTEFSLDDIYRCLTQIVNFKDRLKLHLHRQMRSKFGRTTDLVYYDVTNYYFETDRQDEMKRKGVSKEHRPNPIVQMGLLMDTKGIPISYDLFPGNTNDCETLMPTLDKVKRDYDVGRIIVVANKGINTADNIAFNLAKGDGYVYSQTVRGANKELKDYVLDESGYRHIGDNYKIKSRLYPREIAVSNSKGSRTKVRIDEKQVIFYSADYDRRAKAERASALSKALDLVNNPSRYNRATSYGAAKYVKNLVFDPKTGEILTTKQKPVFDENKLREEEKFDGYYAIVTSEWKKSDDEIIEIYRGLWRIEDAFKVTKSDLETRPVYLSRNDHIEAHFLICFTSLVIVRLLAQCLDNKYSIPKIVESLNKSSGTLLEENWYVFDYADEVTKAIAEKLGIDLSHKYLRLGDIRKILGATKKS from the coding sequence ATGAATTTACAAGTAGGCAAGAGTAACGGACGCACTTATTTAACAATTGTTCAAGGATATAGAGACCCTGTTACAAAGAAAGTCAGACACAAAACTATTAAGTCTCTTGGTTATCTTGATGATCTTGCAAGGAAATATACTGACCCTATTGTTCATTTCAGAGGCGTAGTTGAAGAAATGAACAAGAAAATTGCTATAGAAAAACAACCTATTACTATTAACTTAAATCCAGAAGAGACCCTTGTTGAAAATCAAACGAATAGAAAAAATATAGGTTACGCTGCACTAAGCAAGCTCTATCATGAACTTGAATTGGATGTCTTCTTTTACAATCATTCAAGAGCATTTAAAGCTGAATTTAATACAAATAACGTTATGAAGCTACTTATCTTTTCTAGAATACTTTCTCCTAACTCTAAGAAAAAGACTTATGAGGACAAAGATTATTACTTTGAGAATACAGAGTTCTCATTAGATGATATTTACCGTTGTCTTACACAGATAGTTAACTTTAAAGACAGACTTAAACTGCATTTACACAGGCAGATGAGAAGTAAGTTTGGTAGAACTACCGATCTAGTTTATTACGATGTTACCAACTACTACTTTGAAACTGATAGACAAGACGAGATGAAGAGAAAGGGAGTATCAAAAGAACACAGACCAAATCCTATTGTACAGATGGGACTCCTTATGGACACAAAGGGTATTCCTATCTCATATGATCTATTTCCTGGTAACACAAATGATTGTGAAACTCTAATGCCAACCTTAGACAAGGTTAAAAGAGATTATGATGTTGGAAGAATTATTGTTGTTGCAAACAAAGGAATTAATACAGCAGATAATATTGCGTTTAACCTTGCTAAGGGTGATGGATATGTCTATTCACAAACTGTAAGAGGGGCCAACAAAGAACTAAAAGACTATGTCTTAGATGAATCAGGTTACAGACATATTGGAGACAACTACAAAATAAAGTCTAGACTCTATCCTCGTGAAATAGCAGTAAGTAATTCTAAAGGAAGTAGAACTAAGGTTAGAATTGATGAAAAACAGGTTATCTTTTACAGCGCTGATTATGACAGAAGAGCAAAGGCAGAAAGAGCTAGCGCTCTATCAAAGGCATTAGATTTAGTTAATAATCCTTCAAGATACAACAGGGCCACATCTTATGGAGCAGCCAAATATGTTAAAAATCTTGTCTTTGATCCAAAAACAGGAGAGATACTAACTACAAAGCAAAAGCCTGTATTTGATGAGAATAAATTAAGAGAAGAAGAAAAGTTTGATGGATATTACGCTATTGTAACCAGTGAATGGAAGAAGAGCGATGATGAGATAATTGAAATCTATCGTGGACTTTGGAGGATTGAAGATGCATTTAAAGTAACTAAAAGCGACCTTGAAACAAGACCAGTATATCTTTCAAGAAATGATCATATAGAGGCTCATTTCCTTATATGCTTTACATCTCTTGTAATAGTCCGTCTATTAGCTCAATGCTTAGATAACAAGTACTCTATTCCAAAGATAGTAGAAAGTCTAAACAAATCATCTGGAACCCTTCTTGAAGAAAACTGGTATGTATTTGATTATGCCGATGAAGTAACAAAAGCAATAGCAGAAAAGCTTGGTATAGATCTAAGTCACAAGTATCTTAGATTGGGAGACATAAGAAAAATACTAGGAGCTACAAAAAAGTCCTGA
- a CDS encoding stage V sporulation protein S: protein MADIRVSANSAAKSVAGAIAGAMREKGRVEVQAIGAGAVNQAIKAVIIARGYLAPGGLDIICIPSFTYVTVDEEERTAIKLIVEPRY from the coding sequence ATGGCAGATATTAGGGTAAGCGCTAACTCAGCCGCAAAGTCAGTGGCAGGTGCCATTGCCGGAGCAATGAGGGAAAAGGGTAGAGTAGAGGTTCAGGCTATTGGTGCAGGTGCTGTTAATCAGGCTATTAAGGCAGTCATCATAGCACGAGGTTATCTTGCTCCAGGCGGGCTTGATATTATTTGTATACCATCTTTTACCTATGTAACTGTGGATGAGGAAGAGAGGACTGCTATAAAGCTGATTGTTGAACCAAGGTATTAG
- the metG gene encoding methionine--tRNA ligase, with product MAKSFYITTPIYYVNDKPHIGHAYTTVACDVLARFRRLQGKEVFFLTGTDEHGKKIQKAAEKNASDSKSYVDYYAGIFQDAWSALDISNDDFIRTTQERHYKAVAKFWQIVNNNGDIYKGKYSGWYCVPCETFFSDDQLIDGKCPDCGREVEWMEEESYFFKLSKYTQPLLDLYNDKKNFVMPDFRRNEVIQFVSQGLKDLSISRSKFSWGIKVPDDPGHVIYVWFDALLNYLTAAGFAEDEERFRSIWPADVHVVGKEIVRFHAIIWPAMLMSAKLPLPKMVFGHGWWTMEGEKMSKSKGNVVDIWALSKEVGVDPMRYFLMKAVPFGQDGDFSHKGLKDILNADLANDFGNLLNRTASMLENYNDSSLSDADKYFDKESYIKLRNIFEGMKERIEKHYDNLSFSFVLEEIMILVKGANKFLDETSPWRSFKERGFDLEVASTFYHVFEVIRLAAIALYPFMPTISGDVLKRLSVDKEADWSDFNWGLLPMPCKIEKGEPIFKRLDS from the coding sequence ATGGCAAAATCTTTCTATATCACTACACCTATATATTATGTAAATGATAAACCACACATAGGTCATGCTTATACGACTGTGGCATGCGATGTTCTTGCGAGGTTTAGAAGGCTCCAGGGTAAAGAAGTTTTCTTTCTTACAGGAACTGATGAACATGGCAAGAAGATTCAAAAGGCAGCAGAAAAAAATGCTTCAGATTCAAAATCATATGTAGATTATTATGCAGGAATTTTTCAGGATGCGTGGTCTGCTCTTGACATATCCAATGACGACTTTATAAGGACTACTCAAGAGAGACATTATAAGGCAGTAGCTAAATTTTGGCAGATTGTTAATAATAATGGCGATATATACAAGGGGAAATATTCTGGTTGGTATTGCGTGCCATGCGAAACCTTTTTCTCAGACGATCAGCTTATAGATGGAAAGTGTCCAGATTGTGGGAGAGAAGTGGAGTGGATGGAAGAAGAATCTTATTTCTTCAAACTTTCAAAATATACTCAGCCTCTTTTAGATCTTTATAACGACAAGAAAAATTTTGTAATGCCTGATTTTAGAAGAAATGAAGTCATTCAATTCGTTAGTCAAGGGCTCAAAGATCTTTCTATATCGAGGAGCAAGTTTTCCTGGGGGATAAAGGTTCCTGATGATCCAGGTCATGTTATATATGTTTGGTTTGATGCGCTGTTGAATTATCTTACGGCTGCTGGGTTTGCTGAGGATGAAGAGAGATTTAGAAGCATTTGGCCTGCAGACGTTCATGTTGTAGGCAAAGAAATTGTGCGTTTTCATGCAATAATTTGGCCTGCTATGCTAATGAGCGCAAAGCTTCCTTTGCCAAAAATGGTTTTTGGACATGGTTGGTGGACGATGGAAGGCGAGAAGATGTCAAAATCCAAGGGAAACGTAGTGGATATTTGGGCATTATCGAAAGAGGTTGGGGTGGATCCAATGAGGTATTTTTTGATGAAGGCTGTTCCGTTTGGACAAGATGGAGACTTCTCTCATAAAGGTCTAAAAGATATCTTAAATGCAGATCTTGCAAATGATTTTGGCAATCTTCTGAATAGAACTGCTTCCATGCTTGAAAATTATAACGATAGCTCATTGAGCGATGCAGATAAGTATTTTGATAAAGAGAGCTATATAAAATTAAGAAACATCTTTGAGGGCATGAAGGAAAGAATTGAAAAGCATTATGACAACCTGTCGTTTAGCTTTGTTCTCGAAGAAATAATGATATTAGTTAAGGGCGCAAATAAATTTTTAGATGAGACTTCTCCCTGGAGATCCTTTAAAGAAAGGGGCTTTGACCTCGAAGTTGCAAGCACCTTTTATCATGTATTTGAGGTGATAAGACTTGCTGCAATAGCCCTTTATCCATTTATGCCCACAATTTCGGGAGATGTCTTGAAAAGACTTTCTGTGGACAAGGAGGCAGATTGGTCTGATTTTAATTGGGGCCTATTGCCTATGCCTTGTAAGATTGAAAAAGGCGAGCCTATTTTTAAGAGGCTTGACTCATAA
- a CDS encoding sulfurtransferase TusA family protein, producing MENLKFLNPLKVNKTIDIVYLMCPMHIVSIKKALKELKDGEILEVLSDFSHALEDIPNWCKMSGHEFLGIIEGDDYLKFYIKKCQEEIPNGLS from the coding sequence ATGGAAAATCTTAAATTTTTAAATCCACTAAAGGTCAATAAAACTATTGATATAGTTTATCTTATGTGTCCTATGCACATTGTCTCAATTAAAAAGGCATTAAAAGAGTTAAAAGATGGAGAAATTCTTGAGGTGTTGAGCGACTTTTCTCATGCGCTTGAAGACATCCCAAATTGGTGTAAGATGTCGGGTCATGAATTTCTGGGGATTATCGAAGGGGATGACTATTTGAAATTCTACATTAAGAAATGTCAGGAAGAAATACCCAATGGTTTATCTTGA
- a CDS encoding Rrf2 family transcriptional regulator: MFKLSTKTRYGLRALCQLAQAKKGYTVPAHLLAKDQEISLSYLEQVLNVLKHHDIVESFKGPGGGYKLNKDPKKIILKDIIEILEGPVLITECSADPGKCHRAEDCLTRALWQKIGNQVNSFLEKLTLNDLVKKNCKKLCK; encoded by the coding sequence ATGTTTAAACTTTCAACTAAAACAAGATATGGATTAAGAGCTTTATGCCAGCTTGCACAGGCGAAAAAGGGCTATACTGTGCCAGCTCATTTGCTTGCTAAGGATCAGGAGATATCCCTCTCTTACCTTGAGCAGGTACTAAATGTCTTAAAGCATCACGATATAGTCGAGAGCTTTAAGGGTCCTGGCGGTGGATACAAGCTAAATAAGGATCCGAAGAAGATTATCTTGAAGGATATCATAGAAATACTTGAGGGTCCTGTGCTGATTACAGAGTGTTCTGCAGATCCAGGGAAGTGTCACAGAGCTGAAGATTGCCTTACCAGGGCACTTTGGCAGAAGATTGGAAATCAGGTAAATTCTTTTTTGGAAAAGTTAACCCTTAACGACCTTGTAAAAAAAAATTGTAAGAAGCTCTGTAAATAA
- a CDS encoding polymer-forming cytoskeletal protein codes for MMLFKVKRGSSPVSPDTILSHKNEFSGTLKGEGNVRIDSPFEGEIAIDGELFVGQDGRVNANVKAKKVSVFGEIRGNIEATEGLVIHNSGKVFGDVKVGILFVDEGAVLEGKSEMLRS; via the coding sequence ATGATGTTATTTAAAGTTAAAAGAGGCAGCAGCCCAGTAAGCCCGGATACCATTCTAAGTCATAAAAATGAATTTTCTGGGACTCTGAAGGGTGAGGGAAATGTAAGGATAGATTCGCCCTTTGAAGGGGAGATTGCCATTGACGGAGAGCTATTCGTGGGACAGGATGGAAGAGTAAACGCTAATGTCAAGGCTAAAAAGGTGTCTGTTTTTGGTGAAATTAGAGGAAATATAGAGGCCACCGAAGGACTTGTGATACATAACAGCGGAAAAGTGTTTGGGGATGTAAAGGTCGGCATTCTATTTGTGGACGAGGGAGCGGTACTTGAAGGCAAAAGCGAGATGCTAAGGTCCTGA